A DNA window from Vicinamibacterales bacterium contains the following coding sequences:
- a CDS encoding cache domain-containing protein translates to MRPATLRMNLRVFTAFLVVGLGMLVVASYLVLGVGQARLRDAWGLHLRQVADQTAASVDAYVYRRIIDATVLARIPQVRDAAAADSRQAFDRNAALVYDRDWQQAGAPPPTVRAILGNKTSGFLADVAAINPIYRELLLTDRYGRLVAASGTTSNYLQSDEPWWREGFGDGVRGHLVVGDARYDDSSRSWGIEIVAPVEDPAGGSVVGVLKAVADIREVGALLGGVRMGQTGDAVLLHEDGSFVLGLRPIAANARFFAADMLRERLAAIQQGQPQGPLHFGATAADGSARLVGVAASQLKASYPHLNWLVAVSQADEELFAPVRAEATSLLVVLGLTALAVVLFALWYSVRLAAPTESAEMDMHLVRHPHVHRMEEPEEAEAEEEPVKETV, encoded by the coding sequence GTGCGCCCTGCCACTCTCCGGATGAATCTTCGTGTTTTTACGGCGTTCCTGGTCGTCGGCCTCGGGATGCTGGTCGTGGCCAGCTACCTGGTGCTCGGCGTCGGCCAGGCACGCCTGCGGGACGCGTGGGGTCTCCACCTTCGCCAGGTGGCGGACCAGACGGCCGCCTCCGTCGATGCCTACGTCTACCGCCGCATCATCGATGCCACGGTGCTGGCTCGCATTCCCCAGGTGCGTGACGCTGCGGCCGCGGACAGCCGGCAGGCGTTCGATCGCAACGCCGCGCTGGTGTACGACCGCGACTGGCAGCAAGCGGGCGCACCCCCGCCGACCGTCCGGGCGATCCTCGGAAACAAGACCTCGGGCTTCCTCGCGGACGTCGCGGCGATCAATCCGATCTATCGCGAACTCCTGCTGACGGATCGGTACGGCCGCCTCGTGGCGGCCTCAGGCACGACCAGCAACTACCTGCAATCCGACGAACCATGGTGGCGGGAGGGGTTCGGCGATGGCGTCCGCGGCCATCTGGTCGTGGGGGACGCGCGGTATGACGACAGCTCGCGGAGCTGGGGCATCGAGATCGTGGCCCCGGTCGAGGATCCGGCGGGTGGGTCGGTGGTCGGCGTGCTGAAGGCGGTGGCCGATATTCGAGAGGTCGGCGCGCTATTGGGCGGCGTGAGGATGGGACAGACGGGCGATGCGGTCCTGCTCCACGAGGATGGCTCGTTCGTGCTGGGCCTCCGTCCGATCGCCGCGAACGCCCGTTTCTTCGCGGCCGACATGCTTCGTGAACGGCTGGCCGCCATCCAGCAGGGCCAGCCGCAGGGGCCGCTGCACTTCGGCGCCACAGCGGCTGACGGCTCCGCCCGTCTGGTCGGTGTGGCCGCGAGCCAGCTCAAGGCAAGCTACCCGCATCTCAACTGGCTCGTCGCGGTCTCACAGGCCGACGAAGAACTCTTTGCTCCGGTGCGGGCCGAAGCCACGTCGTTGCTGGTCGTGCTCGGCCTCACCGCGCTCGCGGTCGTTCTGTTCGCTCTGTGGTACTCGGTGCGCCTGGCCGCCCCGACCGAATCGGCTGAGATGGACATGCACCTCGTGCGGCACCCCCACGTCCACCGCATGGAGGAACCGGAGGAGGCCGAAGCCGA
- a CDS encoding sigma 54-interacting transcriptional regulator: protein MPSVGNPDLLRPLPHTRPLGFPDRLPPDPSSTIHGAYSEVALRARHLAIEEWGAGRAVDMIGQHPSFVGLLARLQKVAAYDEPVLITGESGTGKESLAQAIYLLSPRRTKPYVSVNCPQYQDGNLTVSELFGHRKGSFTGAIADRKGCFETGDGGVVFLDEIADLHMSAQVMLLRALASGEFQPLGADFRTTVNVRVVAATNRPLEQLMVAQQFRHDLFFRLHYFMLKVPPLRERGDDWLFLLDYALFRLHQKYGVAKKFSRESLDLLTPYHWPGNVRQVISVATMGYALADGDTINPPDFEAQLGFGGLSRDDSADDLFERVVVGGGDFWTAIHTPFMERELNRSQVRAFVKKGLAETRGSYRDLLVLLRIPTSDYQRFMDFLRHHDLKPDGDVR from the coding sequence ATGCCGAGTGTTGGGAACCCTGACCTGCTCCGGCCGTTGCCGCATACGCGCCCGCTGGGATTCCCAGACAGGCTGCCGCCCGATCCGTCATCCACCATCCATGGTGCGTACAGCGAGGTCGCGCTTCGCGCCCGACACCTCGCGATCGAGGAGTGGGGAGCGGGGCGGGCCGTGGACATGATCGGACAGCACCCGAGCTTCGTGGGCCTTCTCGCGCGCCTGCAGAAGGTCGCGGCCTACGACGAACCCGTGCTCATTACCGGGGAGAGTGGAACCGGCAAGGAGTCACTCGCACAGGCCATCTACCTGCTGAGCCCGCGACGAACGAAGCCCTACGTCTCTGTGAACTGCCCGCAGTACCAGGACGGCAACCTCACGGTCAGCGAACTGTTCGGGCACCGGAAGGGCAGCTTCACCGGCGCCATTGCCGATCGCAAGGGCTGCTTCGAGACCGGCGACGGCGGGGTCGTATTCCTCGACGAGATTGCGGATCTGCACATGAGCGCGCAGGTCATGTTGCTGCGCGCACTCGCGTCCGGGGAGTTCCAACCGCTCGGTGCCGACTTCCGCACGACGGTGAACGTCAGGGTTGTGGCGGCCACCAACCGTCCGCTCGAGCAGTTGATGGTGGCGCAGCAGTTCCGCCACGACCTGTTCTTCCGGCTGCACTACTTCATGCTCAAGGTGCCACCGCTGCGCGAGCGCGGCGACGACTGGCTGTTCCTGCTGGACTACGCGCTCTTCCGCCTCCATCAGAAGTACGGCGTGGCGAAGAAGTTCTCCCGAGAGTCGCTCGACCTGCTGACGCCGTACCACTGGCCCGGCAACGTGCGCCAGGTGATCAGCGTGGCGACGATGGGATATGCGCTGGCCGACGGCGACACGATCAACCCACCCGATTTCGAGGCGCAACTCGGCTTCGGCGGCCTGAGCCGCGACGACTCGGCCGACGATCTGTTCGAGCGCGTGGTCGTCGGTGGCGGGGATTTCTGGACGGCGATCCACACGCCGTTCATGGAACGGGAACTCAACCGCTCGCAGGTGCGGGCGTTCGTGAAGAAAGGGCTTGCGGAGACTCGTGGCAGTTACCGTGACCTCCTGGTGCTTCTGCGCATCCCGACGTCCGACTACCAGCGGTTCATGGATTTTCTGCGGCATCACGACTTGAAACCCGACGGCGACGTCCGGTAA
- a CDS encoding FxLYD domain-containing protein — MIQVARLACATAAALVAAVAITACSQVTGPSLTVSIETRQLAPSSTAVANADTICCCHVRGTVKNTSSIPVHVDIRFHVKDSSGNDFTALDWVRDIPAGGSKPYDAAGIIAPCKQVTTITNDPLAYGLYSLPN; from the coding sequence ATGATCCAAGTTGCGCGTCTGGCGTGTGCGACGGCCGCAGCCCTCGTCGCTGCAGTGGCGATAACGGCCTGCAGCCAGGTGACCGGCCCCTCGTTGACCGTCTCCATCGAGACGCGGCAGCTGGCGCCATCGTCCACCGCGGTGGCGAATGCGGATACGATCTGCTGTTGCCACGTGCGGGGAACGGTCAAGAACACGTCCTCCATTCCCGTGCACGTCGACATCCGGTTCCACGTCAAGGATTCGAGCGGCAACGATTTCACAGCGCTCGACTGGGTGCGCGACATCCCGGCGGGCGGGTCGAAGCCCTACGACGCAGCCGGCATCATCGCGCCGTGCAAACAGGTGACCACGATCACCAACGATCCGCTCGCGTACGGCCTTTACTCGTTGCCCAACTGA
- a CDS encoding NHLP leader peptide family RiPP precursor has translation MTVTRGQLLDKIVEQAESNPKYYDQLVKDPRGLMSRQLGTAIPNNVNIKVIEETADTYYLVLPYKPKEGAELSDSDLEKVAGGFLDKTCQDSVLSTVVNLG, from the coding sequence ATGACCGTTACCCGTGGACAGCTGCTGGACAAAATCGTTGAGCAGGCAGAGAGCAACCCGAAGTACTACGATCAGCTCGTCAAGGATCCGCGTGGCTTGATGTCCCGTCAGCTCGGGACCGCGATCCCGAACAACGTCAACATCAAGGTCATCGAGGAGACGGCTGACACGTACTACTTGGTGCTGCCCTACAAGCCCAAGGAAGGCGCCGAACTGAGCGATTCGGATCTCGAGAAGGTCGCCGGCGGATTCCTGGACAAGACCTGCCAGGACAGCGTCCTGTCCACCGTGGTCAACCTGGGCTAG
- a CDS encoding type 2 lanthipeptide synthetase LanM family protein, whose protein sequence is MSTLIDIGWRAATLDERLTATAGCGGAPEGDEVRARRARWVRLFSGGDEIAWTRRLAWDDLTVDRLTPALTDPAPAMLTAPWVDSLPRLTALAAACARDYGTDGWETEVRSLGGTDEVPFADVWLPCARLFRERLAECTHSGFLMPAARLALEHQLLSEISRAGEQILLERYRAARAATAARSHSGPEAPSDLSPGRVPRDVYDGFVRALLESGLTDLWDGFPALARHVVWLVHSAVVGAAEMLERLATDAAAIAAHFGFAAATIARLNPALSDRHDEGRRVAVLHFQNGHRLVYKPRDIALEFAFNECLAWLRRGGLADVPRSLTVLVRHGYGWVEYAEQAAQPDADAVRAYYRRAGGLTCVAHLLRARDLHGENIIATAHGPSLVDAEALVQPVGLSEGGEDGDDSTSSCLSTGLISLRHQDATGEYYDIGGFRPAQARTAEIGRLAWSGLRSDAVEATTCRETDPVQANGVTCGETIQAPDAFVNDLVEGYEATHRFIDANRDELASVLIASLAGHPTRLLFRPSDRYATVLRVLDAPAHWRSGVDRSIAFDALNRVFCREPAPPPLWPLVAEERHALERADLPRFSVSTSARDLVAADGGRITGHYRSSGAEAVARRLAEMSEDDLDRQSASIRGALRQRRPVDLTIAPRHQDALVAAAEAIGEELLAAGVERGGGLEWPVFGRRLDLYGGAAGPALFLSALAGVCGSRWLEPALASLSTLRTHLADNPLRARGIDGVGAGNGVASVVYALTVSSGLLGDPSWLAPARTLAGELTDTMLDASDAFDLVGGLAGALVALLTLHDATGESEWLDRAAGAGRLLIRRQRRVSGDTAAWASPDGRLRAGFAHGAAGAAYALARLATATGSAGAARAAADAVSWERAVFSPADGNWPSVRSDGGTTMMTAWCHGAAGIALGRALMRPMAASCDVDALDADIRMAAETTGRAGASRFDHLCCGTLSRAEALLVAGRSLQIGAWIDSARRLAEPIAVRVQRHGAAGAHVAGFEHGTFQPGFFQGLSGIGFELLRVSDAPLPSVAGFESVMRRA, encoded by the coding sequence ATGTCCACGCTCATCGACATCGGCTGGCGCGCGGCCACACTCGACGAACGCCTGACTGCCACCGCAGGTTGTGGCGGCGCTCCAGAGGGCGACGAGGTGCGTGCACGCCGGGCGCGATGGGTGCGGCTGTTCAGCGGCGGCGACGAAATCGCGTGGACGCGGCGTCTCGCATGGGACGATCTGACTGTGGATCGCCTGACGCCGGCGCTCACAGACCCGGCGCCAGCCATGCTCACGGCGCCGTGGGTCGACTCACTTCCGCGTCTGACAGCCCTGGCGGCGGCGTGTGCGCGCGATTACGGCACTGATGGATGGGAAACCGAGGTGCGGTCGCTCGGCGGTACGGACGAGGTCCCATTCGCCGATGTATGGCTGCCGTGCGCTCGGCTCTTCCGTGAACGGCTCGCGGAGTGCACGCACTCAGGCTTCCTGATGCCTGCCGCGCGTCTGGCGCTCGAGCACCAGCTCCTGTCGGAGATTTCCCGCGCGGGCGAGCAGATCCTGCTCGAACGGTACCGTGCCGCCAGAGCGGCCACGGCGGCCCGGTCCCACTCTGGGCCGGAGGCGCCCTCGGACCTATCGCCCGGGCGGGTGCCGCGCGACGTGTACGATGGGTTCGTTCGCGCCTTGTTGGAGAGCGGCCTGACGGATCTTTGGGACGGGTTTCCGGCGCTTGCCCGCCACGTGGTCTGGCTCGTCCACAGCGCCGTCGTCGGGGCCGCGGAAATGCTCGAACGGCTCGCCACCGACGCGGCCGCGATTGCCGCCCACTTCGGTTTTGCGGCCGCCACCATCGCTCGCCTGAATCCCGCGCTGTCGGACCGCCACGACGAGGGCCGGCGCGTCGCCGTGCTGCACTTCCAGAACGGCCATCGCCTGGTGTACAAGCCGCGGGACATCGCGCTCGAGTTCGCCTTCAACGAGTGCCTGGCGTGGCTGCGCCGCGGTGGGCTCGCCGACGTGCCGCGGTCGCTGACGGTGCTCGTCCGTCACGGCTACGGATGGGTGGAGTACGCGGAGCAGGCAGCCCAGCCTGATGCCGACGCCGTGCGTGCGTACTATCGCCGTGCCGGCGGGCTGACGTGCGTGGCGCATCTGCTCCGGGCGCGCGACCTGCACGGGGAGAACATCATCGCCACCGCTCACGGGCCATCGCTCGTCGACGCGGAAGCGCTCGTGCAGCCGGTCGGCCTCTCGGAAGGCGGGGAGGACGGCGACGACAGCACGTCGAGTTGCCTCTCCACCGGGTTGATCTCGCTCCGACATCAGGATGCAACGGGCGAGTACTACGACATCGGTGGATTTCGGCCGGCGCAGGCGCGCACGGCCGAGATCGGCCGCCTGGCATGGAGCGGCCTTCGCTCGGACGCGGTCGAGGCGACAACGTGTCGTGAGACCGATCCGGTCCAGGCAAACGGAGTGACGTGCGGCGAAACCATCCAGGCGCCCGACGCGTTCGTGAACGACCTCGTCGAGGGTTACGAGGCGACGCACCGGTTCATCGACGCGAACCGGGACGAGCTGGCATCCGTGCTGATCGCGAGCCTGGCGGGCCACCCAACGCGTCTCCTGTTCCGGCCGAGCGACCGCTACGCGACGGTGCTCCGCGTGCTCGACGCGCCGGCCCACTGGCGGTCTGGCGTCGATCGCAGCATCGCGTTCGACGCGCTGAACCGGGTGTTCTGCCGGGAGCCGGCGCCGCCCCCGCTGTGGCCGCTCGTGGCCGAGGAGCGCCACGCGCTCGAGCGGGCCGACCTGCCCCGATTCAGCGTCTCGACGAGTGCCCGCGATCTCGTGGCTGCAGACGGCGGGCGGATCACCGGGCACTATCGCTCGAGCGGCGCCGAGGCCGTGGCTCGGCGCCTGGCGGAGATGAGCGAAGACGATCTCGATCGACAGAGCGCCTCGATACGCGGGGCTCTTCGGCAACGGCGACCGGTCGACCTGACGATCGCGCCTCGCCACCAGGACGCACTGGTTGCCGCAGCGGAGGCCATCGGTGAGGAGTTGCTGGCCGCTGGCGTCGAGCGGGGCGGTGGCCTCGAATGGCCGGTGTTCGGACGTCGGCTCGACCTCTACGGCGGCGCGGCAGGGCCCGCGCTGTTCCTCTCGGCGCTCGCGGGCGTTTGTGGCTCACGATGGCTGGAGCCGGCACTCGCGTCGCTATCGACGCTCCGTACGCATCTGGCGGATAATCCGTTGCGTGCCCGGGGCATCGACGGCGTGGGCGCGGGCAACGGCGTCGCATCCGTGGTCTATGCGCTGACGGTGTCGAGCGGGCTTCTAGGTGACCCGTCGTGGCTCGCGCCGGCGCGGACGCTGGCTGGCGAGTTGACCGACACCATGCTCGATGCGTCCGACGCCTTCGACCTGGTCGGTGGCCTCGCCGGTGCCCTGGTCGCGCTGCTCACGCTGCACGACGCGACGGGTGAATCCGAGTGGCTGGATCGGGCCGCGGGAGCGGGGCGGCTGCTGATCCGGCGGCAGCGGCGTGTGTCCGGCGACACGGCGGCGTGGGCCTCGCCCGACGGTCGGCTGCGCGCTGGATTCGCGCACGGGGCGGCCGGCGCTGCATACGCCCTGGCACGCCTGGCGACCGCAACCGGCTCCGCAGGTGCGGCCCGCGCCGCCGCGGACGCAGTATCCTGGGAGCGCGCGGTCTTCTCGCCGGCCGACGGCAACTGGCCGAGCGTGCGAAGCGACGGCGGGACGACGATGATGACCGCCTGGTGCCATGGGGCCGCGGGCATCGCGCTGGGGCGGGCGCTGATGCGGCCGATGGCCGCGTCTTGCGACGTCGATGCGCTCGATGCCGATATTCGGATGGCCGCCGAGACGACCGGACGCGCTGGCGCTTCACGGTTCGACCACCTGTGCTGCGGGACGCTGTCGCGCGCCGAGGCCTTGCTCGTGGCGGGCCGCAGCCTGCAGATCGGAGCGTGGATCGACTCGGCCAGGCGTCTCGCCGAACCGATTGCCGTCCGTGTTCAGCGTCACGGCGCCGCGGGCGCGCACGTGGCCGGGTTCGAACACGGCACGTTCCAACCGGGGTTCTTCCAGGGGCTGTCGGGCATCGGCTTCGAACTGCTTCGCGTGTCCGACGCTCCACTTCCCTCGGTGGCGGGCTTCGAAAGCGTAATGAGGAGGGCATGA
- a CDS encoding GNAT family N-acetyltransferase has product MMEPNVNIRIVPLDASLADGCEAMTFPRFRHLLLMYPAPRFPSEGDRQNVQSVGVVAMLGRQAVGLSLAAIPENTPAQAEMLSLFVYPDLRGHGLATELLADTEAALAAKGVDRVDGTYMTGKESIVALERVLAKRGWDPPVLRTVTVRFTPEEARTTPWYGRNLVPRGAEIVPWRTVTTEEKKRLFDANAKDPWIAEGLEPWAHEKLGYEPESSLAMRLRGELVGWVINHRVSADTVRFTLSFMRPDLARRAAILALYTASIEKVDQAGYSYCMFITPVKYEAMVDFIMKRCKPWIGYVGETRGVSKALKRV; this is encoded by the coding sequence ATGATGGAGCCGAACGTCAACATCCGGATCGTGCCGCTCGACGCGTCGCTGGCTGATGGCTGCGAGGCGATGACCTTCCCGCGGTTCCGTCACCTGCTGCTGATGTATCCCGCGCCCCGGTTTCCGAGTGAAGGAGACCGGCAGAACGTCCAATCGGTCGGCGTCGTGGCCATGCTCGGACGGCAGGCGGTTGGCCTGAGCCTGGCCGCCATTCCCGAGAACACGCCGGCGCAGGCGGAGATGCTGTCGCTCTTCGTGTATCCGGACCTGCGGGGACACGGCCTCGCGACCGAGTTACTCGCGGACACCGAGGCGGCGCTCGCCGCGAAAGGTGTCGACCGCGTGGACGGCACCTACATGACCGGGAAGGAATCGATCGTTGCGCTCGAGCGCGTCCTGGCCAAGCGCGGCTGGGATCCGCCCGTGTTGCGGACGGTGACGGTCCGCTTCACGCCGGAAGAGGCGCGGACCACGCCGTGGTACGGCCGCAATCTCGTTCCGCGCGGAGCTGAAATCGTGCCGTGGCGGACGGTCACCACCGAGGAGAAGAAGCGGCTGTTCGACGCCAACGCGAAGGACCCGTGGATCGCCGAGGGGCTCGAGCCGTGGGCCCACGAGAAGCTCGGATACGAACCCGAGTCGAGCCTCGCGATGCGGCTTCGTGGCGAACTGGTGGGCTGGGTGATCAACCACCGGGTGTCGGCCGACACGGTGCGGTTCACGCTCAGCTTCATGCGGCCCGACCTGGCCCGCCGGGCCGCGATCCTCGCCCTCTACACGGCGTCCATCGAAAAGGTGGACCAGGCGGGCTACAGCTACTGCATGTTCATCACGCCGGTGAAGTACGAGGCGATGGTGGACTTCATCATGAAGCGCTGCAAGCCGTGGATCGGGTACGTGGGCGAGACGCGGGGCGTGTCGAAGGCGCTCAAGAGGGTGTAG